In Streptomyces rapamycinicus NRRL 5491, the genomic stretch CGCTGCCGGTCGAAGGCCTCTTCGGCGGGCCAGCCGGGGGCGTTCTGGACGATCTTCTTGGTGGCGACGACGGCGAGCGGGCCGCAGGCCGCGACCTCGCCGGCCAGCTCGGTGGCCGCGGCAAGGGCTCCTCCGCTCGCGACGACCCGGTTGACCAGCCCGTGCCCGGCGGCCTCCTGGGCGGTGAGCCGCTTCCCAGTCAGCGCCATCTCCATCGCCAGGTGGTACGGCATCCGCGCGGGCAGGCGCAGCAGCCCGCCGCCGGCGGCGACCAGGCCACGCCTCACCTCGGGCAGTGCGAAGGACGCGTCCTCGGCGGCCACGATGAGGTCGCAGGCGAGCACAGTCTCGAACCCGCCCGCGACAGCGGCGCCCTCGACCGCCGCGATCAGCGGTTTGCCCGGTGGACGCTCGACCAGACCGGCGAACCCGCGCCCGGTGCTGGGCCGCTCGCCGCGCAGGAACGCTTTCAGATCCATGCCCGCACAGAAGGCCGGGCCATTCGCCGCGAGGACCGCGACCCGCAGGTCCGGCCGCGATTCGTACTCGGTGATCGCTTCGTCGATCGCCGCGGCGAGCGCGAAGTCTACGGCGTTGCGGGCCCGTGGGCGGTTCAGGGTCATCGTCCGGACGGAGCCCTCGTCCACCACGAGCAATGGCTGCTCGCTCACCGCGGGGGCATCCGGATCGCGCCGTCGAGTCGGATGGTCTCTCCGTTGAGCATGGAGTTCTCCACAATCTGCGCCGCGAGCGACCCGAACTCATCGGGGTTGCCAAGACGGCTCGGATGTGGAACGGCCTTGCCGAGGCTGTCCCGGACGTCGTCGGAAAGGCGGGCGAGCAGCGGGGTGTCGAACGTGCCGGGCGCGATCGTGCAGACCCGTATCAGCTTGCTCGCCAGGTCGCGCGCCGCGACCAGGGTCATCCCGACGATGCCGGCCTTGGACGAGGCGTAGGGGATCTGGCCGATCTGACCCTCGAACGCGGCTACCGACGCGGTGAGCACGCAGACGCCGCGTTCACCGTCGACCGGCTCGGTGGCGGCCATCGCGGCCGCGGCGAGCCGCAGCACGTTGAACGAGCCGATCAGGTTGAGCCGCACGATCGCCTCGTACACTTCGAGCGACCCGGGCTGCCCGTGCTTGTCGACCACTCGCACCGGACCGCCTCGGCCCGCGCAGTGCACGAGCACGCGCAACGGCCCCTCCTTGCCGGCCTCGGCGACCGCGGCCTGTGTCTGCTCGGGGTCGGTGACGTCGGCGGGGGCGAACCGGCCGCCGAGTTCCTCGGCGACGTCCGCGCCCGCGGAGGTCGGCAGGTCGAGCACGGTCACGTGGGCGCCGACCTTCACCAGCCGCCGGGCCGTGGCCAGCCCGAGCCCGGAAGCGCCACCCGTGACGAGGGCGGACGCACCTGAGATGTCCATGTCGGTCAGAGCCTTTCCATGACGGTCGCGTTGGCCATGCCGCCGGCCTCGCACATCGTCTGCAGGCCGTAGCGGCCGCCGGTGCGCTCGAGGTGGTTCAGCAGGGTTGCGAACAACCTGATACCGGAGGCGCCCAACGGGTGTCCGAGGGCGATCGCACCGCCCGCGGGGTTGAGGTGTTCCTCGTCGATGCCGAACTCCGCCTGCCATGCCAGCGGCACGGAGGCGAAGGCCTCGTTGACCTCGACGGCGTCCATCCGGTCGAGCCCGAGACCGGCCTTGGCGAGGACCTTCCTCGTCGCGGGGATCGGTGCGGTGAGCATGGCGATCGGGTCGTCGCCGACCACCGACATCGCCACGATCCGCGCCCGAGGGCGCAGGCCGAGGGCGTTCGCCCGCTTCTCGCTCATCACCAGTGCCGCGCTCGCGCCGTCGGTGATCTGCGAGGAGTTGCCGGCGGTCACCGACCAGGAGATCTCCGGGAAGCGCTCCTCCATGGCCTCGTCGGTGAAGGCGCGCTTCAGGCCGGCGAGCTTCTCCGGAGTGGTGCCGGCCCGGATGGTCTCGTCGGCCGTGACGAGCTCGTCACGGTCCGCGACCCGGATCGGCACGATCTCGCCTCCGAAACCTCCGGCCTCGGCGACCGCCGCCGCGCGAGCGTGCGACCGCGCCGAGTAAGCGTCCATCGCCTCGCGGTCGATCTTCCATCGCGCGGCAACCAGCTCGGCCGCGATGCCCTGGGACACCATCCCCGGCGCGTACCGGTCGGTGACCGAGGGGCCATACACGTCGGCACCCATTCGTGCGGAACCCATCGGGACCCGGCTCATCGACTCGACCCCACCGGCGAGGACCACGTCGTGGACACCCGCCAACACGGCCTGTGCGGCGAAGTGCAGTGCCTGCTGAGAGGAGCCGCAGCGCCTGTCGATCGTGGTCGCGGGGACGTGCTCGGGGTAGCCGGCGGCGAGCCAGGCCTGCCGCCCCGGCGTCGCGGCCTGCTCCCCTCCCTGGCTGACGCAGCCGATGATCACGTCTTCGACGGCGCCGGGGTCGATGCCGGTGCGCTCCACGATTCCGCGCAGCGTCTGCGCGAGCAGCTCGACGGCGTGCAGGCCGCTGAGCTGTCCGCCCGGCTTTCCTTTGCCCATCGGCGAGCGGACGGCGTCGACGATCACGGCGGTGTTCATGCGGGGTCCTCCCTGGTGCCGTCTCGGGTCACGACGAGCGCGTCGACCGCGACCACCCCGAGCCCGGCGGGCCGGACGAGCAGGGGGTTGAGGTCGAGCTCGGTGATGTGGTCCGTGTGGTCGGCTCCCAGCTCGGAGAGTGCCACGACGGCGTCGACGAGGGCGTCGACATCGGCGGGCGGAGCACCGCGGAAGCCCTCGAGCAAGACCTTTCCCCTGATCTCGCCGAGCATCTCCCGCACGTCGGCCGGAGTGACCGGCGCGGGCCGCAGCACGGCGTCGGCCAGCAGCTCGGTCAGCACGCCACCGGTGCCGAGCAATACGAACGGGCCGAACTGCGGATCCACCACCAGCCCCGCGATGATCTCGACGCCGTCCACGACCTGTCGCTGGACGAGCAGGCCGTCGGCCAGGTCATCCGGGCCACCGCCGAGGTGGCGGCGGGCGTTGGCGAGGACCGTCTCCCCTGCCCGCCGGACGGCGTCGGCGCCGACGAGCCCGAGCACCACCCCGCCGGCCTCGGTCTTGTGCGCGATCGTGTCGCTGACGACCTTGACCGCGACCGGGTAGCCTATCCGCTCCGCGGCCGCGACGGCGGACTCCACATCCGGGACGACCTCGGACGCGGGACTGTGCAGTCCATAGGCGGCCAGCAGGGCGCGCGCAGCGTCCTCGGCCAGCGGCCCGGCGCCGGCGGGGAACTCGCCGCGCGGGGCGGCGGTCCGCGGTGCACGCTCGGTGCGGGCAGCCACGGTCGCGGCATGCTGGACCAGCGCGCCATGCGCAGTGAGCAGCTCGGCCAGTGAGGTGAAGACCGGCACGCCCGCCTCGGCGTAAGTGGTGGTCTCGTCGGGGTTGAGCCGGCCGTCCATCGCGTAGATGGCCAGTGGCGTCGAGCCCTTGGACCGGGCGGCCACCAGATTCGCCGCCGCGGCCCTGCCGGCCTCGCCGGTGAGTTCCTTGCGCGCGTAGACGACCAGGTCGATGCCCGGATCGGTGTCATAGATCCGGTAGACCTCCGCCGCCAGGTCGTGCCGCTTCGCCACCTCGCCCGTGAGATCGCATGGGTTCAGCGGCGAGCCGAAGGGCAGCAGCTCCATGAGCCGGTCCTGCGCGCCGCGCGTCAGGGCGGGGACGGTGACGTGGAAGTCCGCGGCCCGGTCGGCGATGGCGCCGGCCTGCCCACCGGACACCGACATCACACCCATCCCCGTCGAACGCGGGGCGCCGACCCCGAGGTACAGCTTCACCACCGCGACGATTTCGGCGAGTTCGGCAACCCGGATGACACCGAGTGAGCGGAACAGCGCGTCGTAGATCCGGTCGGGGCCCGCGAGGGCGCCGGTGTGCGCCGCGGCACGGGCCGCTGCCTGTTCGGTGCGTCCGACCTTGATCAGCACGATGGGCTTGCCCAGCCGGGCCGCAAGCTCCGCGACGGCCACGAAATCATCGGGGCGGCGGATCGCCTCCACAAAGGACACCACGATCTCGACCTCGGGGTCCTGCAGAGCCACGGACAGGTAGTCGGCGAGGCCGAGGTCGATCTCGTTGCCCGCGCTCGCGTAGAGCCGGCAGCCGATCCCCTCGGCGTCGAACCGGACCAGCAGCGACGCCGCGGTGGCCCCGCTCTGAGTCACCACCGCTACTTTGCCGGGCCGCACGCCCTGCCCGAACAACGGCTGGATGGAGGCCAGCGCCCCCGCGGCCAGGTTCGCGACGCCGTCGGTGTTCGGCCCGACGACCCGCATTCCGGCCTCGCGGGCGGCGCCGAGCAACTCCCGTTCCTGAGCCCGACCCTCCTCGCCCAGCTCACCGAAGCCCTGCGACGGCAGCACCACGGCCCCGACTCCCGCGGCCGCGCACTCTTTCACCGCGACGACGGTGTCCGCCGCCGCGAGCGGGATGATGGCGAGGTCGACAGGCCCATCGACCTCGGAGATCGACGGCACGCACGGGAAGCCGTCGATATCCGGCCGACGAGGGTTGACAGCGTGGATCGCTCCGTCGAACCCGTACTGCCGCAGCAGGCGCAGCGGCCACCAGCTGAGCGTTCCCGGCCGGCTGCTGGCACCGATCACCGCGACGGAGCGCGGCGACCACACGCGCCGGACGTCCTCCTCGGCGCCGGTGACCGCGATCAGCTCGCTCATGCCCGCACCTCGGCCTCGGGACCGGAGGGGTACCGGGTGACGCCCGGGTCGTCGGGCAGTTCCATTCGCAGCAGCCAGGCGTACATGGTCTTGCCCAGGTGGTCCGACCGCAGGGACTGGGTGCCGCCACCATCGAGCGCGCCGGTGAGCACGAAGTTCAGCGAGATGATGCCCGGCAGCTCGTAACGGGTGACGGCGCCACGCACCAGGTCCCCGAAGTGCGCGGCGACCTTCTCCTCGGTCAGTTCCCTGCACAACAGCTCGTACCCGGCCCGGTCATAGGCGACGATCCCGACGTTGCAGATGTCGCCCTTGTCGCCGGACCGCCCGTGGGCGATGTCGGCGACACGAAGCGTGGCTCCCACCTCAGACCTCCACCATCTCGACGGACTGCACGACGTACTCGCGCGGAACCAGGCACGGCCAGATCGCGAAGAGCTCCTTCAAGGGCGGCCGCGTGCCGATGCCGCCGACGCCGGCCGGACCGTTGTTGTAGAGCGGCACGGACTCGGTGAAGACCTTGCGGGCCTCGGTCTCGTCGGGACACCGCGCCGCGTAGCGGACGACGGCCTCCGGCAGACCGGGGTCGTCCGGGACGGATATCCGGTCGTTCCACATGGAGTTCCGGCCGATGTACTCGACATGCGTGTCGGTGGCCGTGAACCCGGCCCTGGCCAGCCGCTTCTCCAGGAATTCGACGCCCCGCCGCGCCTTGGCCACCGCGTGCGGCCAGGTGTAGGTGAACTGGACCTCGCCGATGAACCCATTGCGATAGCCCATGTTGACCTTGAGCGTCTCCGGGGCCGGGCGTCCGGTGGCGCCGGTGATCCGGACCCGGTCCTCGCCCACCTGCTCCAGGCGGATGCCGCTGAAGTCCGCGGTGACGTCGGCGGTCAGATAGTTCGCGGGGTCGAGGATCTCGTAGACCATCTGCTCGCTGACCGACGCGATGTTCACGCGGCCACCGGAGCCCGGGGTCTTCGTGATCACCGCGGTGCCGTCCTCGGCGACCTCGGCGATCGGATAACCCAGATCCTCCAGGCCAGGGGTGTCCCACCAGCCGCCGGCGAGCAGGCCACCGGTGGCTTGTCCGCCGCACTCGATCGCGTGCGCGACGGCGGTGGCCATGCCGAGACGCTCCCAGTCGTCGGCCTTCCAGCCGAATTCGTACCGCAGCGGCCCGAGGTAGAGCGCGATGTCGGTGACCCGCCCGCACACCACGATGTCCGCACCGCCCTCCAGGGCCTCGACGATGCCTTCGCAGCCGGTATAGGCCGCCGCATGAGTGAGCCTGGGGCGGACGGTGGCGAGCTCCTCACCGGTGTCCAGGTTGGCGAAGGTGACCTCGCGTGCCATCAGGTCGTCGATCTGCGGGCGCAGGTCGTCACCTGTCACGACCGCGATCCTGATGCCGGAGACGCCGAGTTCGCCGGCGAGTTCCGCGATCTTGCCCGCCGCGGCCCTCGGGTTGGCGCCGCCGGAGTTCGTGATGACCTTGACGCCCTTCTCCACGCACATCGGGAGGGCGCCGCGGAGCAGGTCGAGGATGTCGCGGGTATAGCCGTACTCGGGGTTGCGGTCCATCTGCTTGGACAGGATGGACATGGTGAGCTCGGCGAGGTGGTC encodes the following:
- a CDS encoding crotonase/enoyl-CoA hydratase family protein; translation: MSEQPLLVVDEGSVRTMTLNRPRARNAVDFALAAAIDEAITEYESRPDLRVAVLAANGPAFCAGMDLKAFLRGERPSTGRGFAGLVERPPGKPLIAAVEGAAVAGGFETVLACDLIVAAEDASFALPEVRRGLVAAGGGLLRLPARMPYHLAMEMALTGKRLTAQEAAGHGLVNRVVASGGALAAATELAGEVAACGPLAVVATKKIVQNAPGWPAEEAFDRQRELSEPVRSSADAVEGARAFAEKRDPVWTGK
- a CDS encoding SDR family NAD(P)-dependent oxidoreductase encodes the protein MDISGASALVTGGASGLGLATARRLVKVGAHVTVLDLPTSAGADVAEELGGRFAPADVTDPEQTQAAVAEAGKEGPLRVLVHCAGRGGPVRVVDKHGQPGSLEVYEAIVRLNLIGSFNVLRLAAAAMAATEPVDGERGVCVLTASVAAFEGQIGQIPYASSKAGIVGMTLVAARDLASKLIRVCTIAPGTFDTPLLARLSDDVRDSLGKAVPHPSRLGNPDEFGSLAAQIVENSMLNGETIRLDGAIRMPPR
- a CDS encoding thiolase family protein; translated protein: MNTAVIVDAVRSPMGKGKPGGQLSGLHAVELLAQTLRGIVERTGIDPGAVEDVIIGCVSQGGEQAATPGRQAWLAAGYPEHVPATTIDRRCGSSQQALHFAAQAVLAGVHDVVLAGGVESMSRVPMGSARMGADVYGPSVTDRYAPGMVSQGIAAELVAARWKIDREAMDAYSARSHARAAAVAEAGGFGGEIVPIRVADRDELVTADETIRAGTTPEKLAGLKRAFTDEAMEERFPEISWSVTAGNSSQITDGASAALVMSEKRANALGLRPRARIVAMSVVGDDPIAMLTAPIPATRKVLAKAGLGLDRMDAVEVNEAFASVPLAWQAEFGIDEEHLNPAGGAIALGHPLGASGIRLFATLLNHLERTGGRYGLQTMCEAGGMANATVMERL
- a CDS encoding acetate--CoA ligase family protein — its product is MSELIAVTGAEEDVRRVWSPRSVAVIGASSRPGTLSWWPLRLLRQYGFDGAIHAVNPRRPDIDGFPCVPSISEVDGPVDLAIIPLAAADTVVAVKECAAAGVGAVVLPSQGFGELGEEGRAQERELLGAAREAGMRVVGPNTDGVANLAAGALASIQPLFGQGVRPGKVAVVTQSGATAASLLVRFDAEGIGCRLYASAGNEIDLGLADYLSVALQDPEVEIVVSFVEAIRRPDDFVAVAELAARLGKPIVLIKVGRTEQAAARAAAHTGALAGPDRIYDALFRSLGVIRVAELAEIVAVVKLYLGVGAPRSTGMGVMSVSGGQAGAIADRAADFHVTVPALTRGAQDRLMELLPFGSPLNPCDLTGEVAKRHDLAAEVYRIYDTDPGIDLVVYARKELTGEAGRAAAANLVAARSKGSTPLAIYAMDGRLNPDETTTYAEAGVPVFTSLAELLTAHGALVQHAATVAARTERAPRTAAPRGEFPAGAGPLAEDAARALLAAYGLHSPASEVVPDVESAVAAAERIGYPVAVKVVSDTIAHKTEAGGVVLGLVGADAVRRAGETVLANARRHLGGGPDDLADGLLVQRQVVDGVEIIAGLVVDPQFGPFVLLGTGGVLTELLADAVLRPAPVTPADVREMLGEIRGKVLLEGFRGAPPADVDALVDAVVALSELGADHTDHITELDLNPLLVRPAGLGVVAVDALVVTRDGTREDPA
- a CDS encoding AtuA-related protein, with the protein product MGATLRVADIAHGRSGDKGDICNVGIVAYDRAGYELLCRELTEEKVAAHFGDLVRGAVTRYELPGIISLNFVLTGALDGGGTQSLRSDHLGKTMYAWLLRMELPDDPGVTRYPSGPEAEVRA
- a CDS encoding acyclic terpene utilization AtuA family protein codes for the protein MSKTVRLGAGMAFWGDSVQPAIRMVERGEIDYLCCDHLAELTMSILSKQMDRNPEYGYTRDILDLLRGALPMCVEKGVKVITNSGGANPRAAAGKIAELAGELGVSGIRIAVVTGDDLRPQIDDLMAREVTFANLDTGEELATVRPRLTHAAAYTGCEGIVEALEGGADIVVCGRVTDIALYLGPLRYEFGWKADDWERLGMATAVAHAIECGGQATGGLLAGGWWDTPGLEDLGYPIAEVAEDGTAVITKTPGSGGRVNIASVSEQMVYEILDPANYLTADVTADFSGIRLEQVGEDRVRITGATGRPAPETLKVNMGYRNGFIGEVQFTYTWPHAVAKARRGVEFLEKRLARAGFTATDTHVEYIGRNSMWNDRISVPDDPGLPEAVVRYAARCPDETEARKVFTESVPLYNNGPAGVGGIGTRPPLKELFAIWPCLVPREYVVQSVEMVEV